The following nucleotide sequence is from Acyrthosiphon pisum isolate AL4f chromosome A2, pea_aphid_22Mar2018_4r6ur, whole genome shotgun sequence.
GCGATTGAAACAATACATGCCGAAGAACATTATCCTCTTATACCTAATGCACTATGAAATAAAGAAGTAAAACTACAACagaattaggtatacctatttaaaaaaaaaaaatattttatggtatattttatacctaaaagCTTAcagtaatatctaatatttataaataggtatagtttaagAAAAATGTCTGAGATGAGCTGTAGGTgactatatacttatacttttacAGACACCTAGTTACGGgtaattagataaaaatatctaGGTGTTTGGTTATACACTTAGGTAGTTAAGTTTATGtgcttattgttttaaataaaaagtttatgcCTAAACGGCTTATAAAGGCGATAGTAAATACTagtttcattttagattctataaTATGAACTCTAAACACAACATCAGAAATGAAGACTTGATGTTTTGCACTAGTTATCTGCTAATAGCCTTTTTGTCAAAATTGactaatcaatataatacaatataagtaggtaaaaaCGACGTGTCTTAGACCGacaactattattgttatttatgatgATGgtgattataacattattttatatcaatattgttgTTTTCAACTGGCAGTTACTACTCACTGTTCTGGATGGCGACAAAAGTTTCGTTTCAGCTTCGGTGTCGTTGGCGGTCAGTCGTTACTCGGCAGTCGAACGGCGGCTGCAGTTGAAGTGTTGAGTCGGTTCAcggtaacatttttttcatctccgTTCGACGCATACAATAcgtaatgattaatttatttatactacgTGGACTGACTGAGGTATATCACGTAGGCAGGCAACCGGACTATAGTAACGTACGATTTGCTAATGTCAGATAACACGTCAAACGGACCGACTGAACAGATCTAAAGGACGGATCGACATACTAATTGCCGAGATCGAATATCGCAAAACGTATAAATTCAATGCAACTCGACGATCGAAATACGCAGATAACGTTTCGCCACTCGCCGACCGAACAATAAAAATTTGTGAACGGTTACGGCGGTGAGTGGTGACTGGTGGTACGAGACGTACAGCGAACAGCGGTTAGACTACAAGACGGTAACGGTGGTGGAAGTGGAAATCGAACGTCCAACACTCATCAGGCGTCACCGCGTCGGTACTCGGCAGCTGCTGCAGTGAGTACATCGCgcttcattatatttttatattgtcacTGGAGtacacactattttttttatgtataccaCACGGCATACATACATCGATTTGTCGTTTACGCGTTCCGTTTTGGCCACAGTGTAACCACGTCCAAGAAAAAACGATGCACAGTCCGCGTTTCGGGATTATTTTAATCAACATGTTGGTCACCCCCATCAGCAGCTGAAAGgcacataattaaattatttgatatctGGTAATCAGCGGTCGGACGTCCTGTCGGTCGACTATATACTCAACTCGAATCTCTTATCATTGCTAAAATTTTCACCCAATATTCTTGAAATCCTGACTCCGACCTGTGTCCGTGACATTTTACGTCGTGAAGAATTCTGAAGTAGCATGTAACTATGTAAGATCTATTTCACTACTGTACCATTTTACCAGTTTTCTGTTTTTGTGTAGAATTGGTTTAAATAACTCCGATAAAATGGCTGTTTGGAGTTCACTGAAGCTGGGATCGGCGATCACCAAGTGTCTGAGGTTGAAGAAAACCGACGTGCTAAAATCATCTGGTGagaatttaacatattttaaaatcattcatcttataggtattttgttaaaagaaaatttgttatcattttttgtttgaCGTATAAGTAGTATAGGTTTGTCCTTTTTTTGTACTAttccattatttattatcatggctattttttttataggtctACTTTTacatccaaaaataaaaattgaaaatgtttataacctATACTagaagaatttaaattaaaataattgaataattattttttctggaATTTTAGCTCTTGTACCAACTCGTAACATGAGTGGTCATCATTTAATGGGTATTAAGGAGACTCGTTGGCAATGGACAAAGTTCAAggatttaattcattattatgttttggttGGCGTTATTCCTTTAACTTTATTTGTTACTGgtgttaatgtttttattggACCAGCTAAATTGGCTCCAATTCCTGAAGGCTATAGACCTGCGCATTGGGAATACCATCAGGTTAGTTGATTTTTTatctaatgaattataatactgATTCATGTTACTAAACATAATCatacttataacttaataagttatgaaaatataaaattgtattaacccTTAGCATCTATATTATAAGTCCAGTGTTGTCTGAGACTGTTTACATGCTCCCTAAAGCAAGCGTCTGCCCGCTGGGTATGCAAGTACataccccgtgcgcacgcctatggaccttaattatatgcatttacATATTCATACTAATGGACAGAACCTACCATACCACTTCGTCTACAGTAATGGGAATGacataacatttcaaaaataaaatcttttttcaaCAAGGAAATTtgattaatagattattttaattcttttaattcATGACCATAGATTGTGTaggtttttacaataaattattaaattattcaaaatagatatcaatttagtttttttgttttataaatcaatagaaaataattttttttagttttatcatattatattaatatctaatcaaaatatatttttttagcatcCAATCACCCGATGGATGGCACGCTATATTTATCCCAGTCCACAACAGCAATATGAAAAGTATCTACATACATTATATGAAGAAGATGAAAAATTTAAAGtcaggtaaatattttatcataagttattggaatgtattaaaatacagataattgaaaaataaataaaatttaatttgcaattatacaatataaacgataaaatatatacacttatgtctttaacattaaataatattaaaaagcaaTTTTCCTATTTGtccctttttatttattattatttatataatttttcagaatGTTAACTCACAAAATTGATGAAATGATGAAGGATCGATCAGACTACAAGTCATTTTATTATAGACCTATCTCTGCTAACCATCACAGAGTTGTCAAAGAATCTATGGATCGTCAAGAATCCGAAGGATTAaactaattatacatttattttgtataattaaaatagaaattattaattttatagtaggtactaaaaaatatttataacatacattaaaatacaaattatacataataggttTGGAAAAATCCAgatgaaatattgtattttatatctttcattcaaaaatgattaaattaattgtctGGCCTGGTTTGGTCCGACTAATGTTGTACATTCTATAAtcggttcataatattattacacattcaATTTTAGATCCTGAATTAATGCATTGATCTTTCAAagatgtgttattatttttttaaaattattatagctattttataaaatatttaaaattttatacatacctGGGTTTTCTattattctacatattatacctactactcatttttaaagttacaaaaactattttataaataactaacttataataattaatatttcaaaaaaaacgtCAGTTAGGTCTgtctccaaaatattattttatataaatctcataataggtttttttattttaaaccactTTTTAATGCTGTTTCATAAGTCTTATGTTGACATATTTTTACCGCTGATAATGATTGGTGTAGTGTACTCTTAAGAAATATTCATCACTTAAGTCAATAAAATTCACTCatagaataattttttgtatagtatttataattatcttatatggtatattttaaatatataatactttatttgggggacggagtggaCTAAGGTGTCGGTTGCGATATGTACTGTCGCCGTTCCGAATCTCGGCAACGGGCGGCACTTCTCTTTGGCAGTCACGGTGGCAGGTacccacttgaaaattctgccaaactaaaacCTTCAGTACCCTCCCTCACAGtaaaaaaccacccaatggcctaagttgccgcaggtgaaaaaaaaaatactttacttcaattataaaactatccataagtaaataattaactcaTGATTAGTGCTTGTTAAGCAAATACCTGAAGTAGAATAACAGAATATTACCTTTgaccattggcgcaaataggggggacTTAGtctccccccagttcaaaatctagtaattagtactaatattatattctgtggtactaaGCAATATGGCCTATGGGGAGGGGAGCTTGAGTTCCCCCCAAAAATGTTGTCACTTGGTCTGATGCCTCTGACCTTACGAGGACGTGATACCTGCATGTGTTggctccgtcttacaagtgcgtaacatagcaaattaaacgcaaagcagaacacgtgtagctccattTGCTTAAAAACTATAGTATATTGACCTCTTATAAGATCTAAAAGTAAGATTATTTTCTAGACAACCTcttgagctttttattatattttaNNNNNNNNNNNNNNNNNNNNNNNNNNNNNNNNNNNNNNNNNNNNNNNNNNNNNNNNNNNNNNNNNNNNNNNNNNNNNNNNNNNNNNNNNNNNNNNNNNNNATTTTTAAtcgagttatgagtactttaaaatgtacaaacaatttacaattttaaagtactcataactcgcttaataggtaataggtaatacctaccaataggtaataggtatctataataaattccaaagtaatcatatcacaatatccatattatggtacttataacgcgttatacatcaacaacaaattgcggttctatcatagatatataatagtatactttagaaactTCAAGTGAGaagtcgagtgaatatcaagtgttgtaaaaaaataaatttcaaacgctcataaaaattaaatttgagtttcttacagacatttttttttttgataaaggatagattaacctataaggaatcttgtattacattttaaaatcNNNNNNNNNNNNNNNNNNNNNNNNNNNNNNNNNNNNNNNNNNNNNNNNNNNNNNNNNNNNNNNNNNNNNNNNNNNNNNNNNNNNNNNNNNNNNNNNNNNNNNNNNNNNNNNNNNNNNNNNNNNNNNNNNNNNNNNNNNNNNNNNNNNNNNNNNNNNNNNNNNNNNNNNNNNNNNNNNNNNNNNNNNNNNNNNNNNNNNNNNNNNNNNNNNNNNNNNNNNNNNNNNNNNNNNNNNNNNNNNNNNNNNNNNNNNNNNNNNNNNNNNNNNNNNNNNNNNNNNNNNNNNNNTTTAcgaaattattaactcaaaataatttgctaattttcgtgatttttacaaaattttgtcaatttttgaactttaaatgctaataaaaaaaaaactgtgactaaggatttttatatttttcaaatctcattgtaccaatatagtaggagccttgtattaaattttcaagtatttttactcaacaaataaagttttattgacattcatagaaaaaaaaactaattaaattggaaattgaaattgtccctaaacagctcaaaacaaatcaaaatattttgaaaatgttatcatgtatagaaaatggaaatataaacaaccagtgaaaatttcatgtatctacagtcattcgttttaaagttacaccaaaaaccaaaatcaattttctcgaaaacagattttgcgtaaaaattcccgtttttccttaatttttcttttgtttttcacggcgcttttgaaaactattggaaacattttacttttgaccccccaaagtaccaactagattcactttctgatcgaacaagatactgttgaagaaaatccaagcacttttactgtcctaaaagatgatgacagacataaaaaaaaataaaaaaaaaaaaaaacacacatcattgtaaaatcaatacattcatcgttccactcagaatctaaaaaaacgtttctagtgtttcagtttttcattacagattcattacagtatcaaaaacatacttaataaaaacatatttttatagttaacacattacattttaccgttcatacattctgtgtatatactgtatagacgtatagtaaagatattttaagatagaatagatgcatattattattattatgtcttttgtctatcagtaaccaggggcggactggcccagggtgctatacaccaagtagcaccccggccCCTTGTTTGTATtaatgatccgggcccccgattactaCAGTCGGTGTAcggtataatacgatattatacaaaataaaaataaaataacatatttcaacatctctacaaataaacaacatgttataaaactataagggctcttcctaatttaggtatgtttgaaaaaaaattacgggcccctaattaattttgcaccccgggccaaaaatagccagtccgcccctgtcagtagtcacttaccatttacacatattagtgtgtgccagtggataaagtgataccgatatcaatttatcaattatcaaattaaagaacacaatattatcacagattatatgaaaacagattgtgcacttagatgtaaacaaaaaatggcCTGATTCTGGTCTCCGCCAGAATCAATGTGACCATTTCAACAGATTGAAATTACTTGAAATGTATCGTATACTTGTGGCTTACCTGATAGTGATATCCGAGTATccgacaaacaaaatatattgttatcaacacTCTGATACTTTATATCTGATAGTCTGATGTTTGGTTTTCACTTTTCACGTGTTTTTGGCGTTTGACGTTTTACGATTTTTGGTGTttgcttaaataaaatagttttttttttgtaatattttatatttatactgtcatatttattttaaaaaatga
It contains:
- the LOC100160116 gene encoding NADH:ubiquinone oxidoreductase NDUFB5/SGDH subunit-like isoform X1, with translation MAVWSSLKLGSAITKCLRLKKTDVLKSSALVPTRNMSGHHLMGIKETRWQWTKFKDLIHYYVLVGVIPLTLFVTGVNVFIGPAKLAPIPEGYRPAHWEYHQHPITRWMARYIYPSPQQQYEKYLHTLYEEDEKFKVRMLTHKIDEMMKDRSDYKSFYYRPISANHHRVVKESMDRQESEGLN